The following proteins come from a genomic window of Streptomyces sp. NBC_00539:
- the paaB gene encoding 1,2-phenylacetyl-CoA epoxidase subunit PaaB encodes MTQNWPLWEVFVRSRRGLSHTHAGSLHAPDAEMALRNARDLYTRRSEGVSIWVVPSTEITASSPDERDPFFAPSADKPYRHPTFYEIPEGVRHL; translated from the coding sequence ATGACGCAGAACTGGCCGCTGTGGGAGGTGTTCGTCCGCTCGCGGCGCGGCCTCTCGCACACGCACGCGGGAAGCCTGCACGCCCCGGACGCGGAAATGGCCCTGCGCAACGCCCGTGACCTCTACACGCGGCGCAGCGAAGGCGTGTCGATCTGGGTGGTGCCCTCCACCGAGATCACCGCCTCCTCGCCGGACGAGCGGGACCCGTTCTTCGCCCCGTCCGCCGACAAGCCCTACCGCCACCCCACCTTCTACGAGATCCCCGAGGGGGTGCGCCACCTGTGA
- the paaD gene encoding 1,2-phenylacetyl-CoA epoxidase subunit PaaD, translating into MVTDAEPGTGTTAGTTRLEAELAELAGSVPDPELPVLTLAELGVMRGVRMHDDGHAEVLLTPTYTGCPAIEAMSADIRQALTGHGIPDVRVTTVLAPAWSTDDISAEGRRKLAEFGIAPPRPHAAGGPVPLTLSVRCPHCGSTDTELLSRFSSTACKALRRCVACREPFDHFKEL; encoded by the coding sequence ATGGTGACGGACGCGGAACCCGGTACGGGAACGACCGCCGGAACGACCCGCCTGGAGGCGGAGCTGGCCGAGCTGGCCGGCTCCGTCCCCGACCCTGAGCTGCCCGTCCTCACCCTGGCCGAACTCGGCGTCATGCGCGGGGTCCGGATGCATGACGACGGCCACGCGGAGGTCCTCCTCACCCCCACCTACACCGGTTGCCCGGCGATCGAGGCCATGTCCGCCGACATCCGCCAGGCCCTGACCGGGCACGGCATCCCCGACGTGCGGGTGACCACGGTGCTGGCCCCGGCCTGGTCGACCGACGACATCAGCGCCGAGGGCCGGCGCAAGCTCGCGGAGTTCGGCATAGCCCCGCCCCGCCCGCACGCCGCGGGCGGCCCGGTCCCGCTGACGCTGTCGGTCCGCTGCCCGCACTGCGGATCGACCGACACCGAACTGCTCAGCCGGTTCTCCTCCACCGCGTGCAAGGCGCTGCGCCGCTGCGTCGCCTGCCGCGAACCGTTCGACCACTTCAAGGAGCTGTAA
- the paaC gene encoding 1,2-phenylacetyl-CoA epoxidase subunit PaaC — MTAAAEAAATGTDTVRAAALALGDDALILSHRLGEWAGHAPVLEEEVALANIALDLLGQARLLLSMAGDEDELAFLREERSFRNVQLVERPNGDFAHTIARQLYFSLYQHELYRELAAGEGPFAPLAAKAVKETAYHHDHAEQWTLRLGDGTQESRARMRAALDALWKYTGEMFQPVDGLEGVDWAALEERWLAALGAVLERAGLTLPEGPRTGAWAAGAGRQGLHTEPFGRMLAEMQHLHRSHPGASW, encoded by the coding sequence GTGACCGCCGCGGCCGAAGCCGCCGCAACCGGCACGGACACCGTGCGGGCGGCCGCCCTCGCCCTCGGGGACGACGCGCTGATCCTCTCCCACCGCCTCGGCGAATGGGCGGGCCACGCACCCGTCCTGGAGGAAGAGGTGGCCCTCGCCAACATCGCCCTCGACCTGCTCGGCCAGGCCCGCCTGCTGCTGTCCATGGCGGGCGACGAGGACGAGCTGGCGTTCCTGCGCGAGGAGCGCTCCTTCCGCAACGTCCAGCTGGTCGAGCGGCCCAACGGCGATTTCGCCCACACCATCGCCCGGCAGCTCTACTTCTCGCTCTACCAGCACGAGCTGTACAGGGAACTGGCTGCGGGCGAGGGCCCGTTCGCGCCCCTGGCCGCCAAGGCCGTCAAGGAGACCGCGTACCACCACGACCACGCCGAGCAGTGGACGCTGCGGCTCGGCGACGGCACGCAGGAGAGCCGGGCCCGCATGCGGGCCGCGCTGGACGCCCTGTGGAAGTACACCGGCGAGATGTTCCAGCCGGTGGACGGACTCGAAGGCGTCGACTGGGCCGCCCTGGAAGAGCGCTGGCTGGCCGCGCTCGGAGCGGTCCTGGAGCGCGCCGGGCTCACCCTGCCCGAAGGCCCGCGGACGGGAGCCTGGGCCGCGGGCGCCGGCCGGCAGGGACTGCACACCGAGCCGTTCGGCCGGATGCTGGCGGAGATGCAGCACCTGCACCGCAGCCATCCGGGGGCGTCATGGTGA